In one Heteronotia binoei isolate CCM8104 ecotype False Entrance Well chromosome 1, APGP_CSIRO_Hbin_v1, whole genome shotgun sequence genomic region, the following are encoded:
- the LOC132588033 gene encoding proton-coupled zinc antiporter SLC30A1-like has translation MKAEQSRSGSQDWKLGGQKRKEQMGFWTSMGSLWTGGSTGWPAGQFCLSISLFVVEVVASRATGSLLLLSCSFHTLAGALALGVALADVWLATEDRPSERNTFGWARARVAGTLVSTVFLSALSLTVLPEAFRRVADPQVTEHTLVLMGIGAVGIPIHLARTGLHEKQHVAPGPRPCCSGKATRTDSSAQETEDLLGNESSPKSLFWLEEPSDSNLASPTDKSGPWQALCFGWMVPCLGPAAVLLYSLTLHILWSPCLRHTSCFWHCTGRPCWAWPVSEPLPHTPVPCWLLYLDPGLAVVVAVALMLLLWPAFRGSALVLLQAVPEDLDLQLLELRLHATEGVAAVRELHVWQLDGLGSLVAMVEVSCFNTATFEAVMERVRQVFCEHGIHMATVQPELGTCQGRECHRGGSPAPHNGYLAPSPKLMMEYETTV, from the exons atgaaagcagagcagagtaGAAGTGGCAGCCAGGACTGGAAGCTGGGTGGGCAGAAGAGGAAGGAGCAGATGGGATTCTGGACCAGCATGGGGTCCCTGTGGACTGGGGGCTCAACAggttggccagctggccagttcTGTCTTTCCATCTCCCTCTTTGTGGTGGAGGTGGTTGCCAGTCGGGCCACCGGGTCTCTCCTCTTGCTTTCCTGCTCCTTCCATACCCTGGCTGGTGCCTTGGCCTTAGGAGTGGCCTTGGCAGATGTCTGGCTGGCCACCGAAGACCGACCCAGTGAGAGGAACACCTTTGGGTGGGCGCgggcaagggtggcaggcacccTGGTCAGTACTGTGTTCTTGAGTGCCCTGAGCTTGACCGTTTTGCCTGAGGCATTCCGCAGGGTAGCTGACCCTCAAGTCACCGAGCACACACTGGTGCTGATGGGCATCGGGGCTGTGGGGATCCCCATTCACCTAGCCAGGACAGGGTTGCATGAAAAACAGCACGTGGCCCCTGGCCCAAGACCCTGCTGTAGTGGAAAAGCCACACGGACTGACAGCTCTGCCCAGGAGACAGAAG ATCTCCTGGGGAATGAATCCTCACCCAAGAGCTTGTTCTGGCTAGaggaaccctcagactccaaccTCGCGTCACCTACGGACAAGTCTGGACCGTGGCAAGCCCTTTGCTTTGGCTGGATGGTGCCCTGTTTGGGACCTGCCGCTGTCCTTTTGTATTCACTCACTCTTCACATCCTGTGGAGTCCGTGTCTGCGTCACACATCCTGCTTCTGGCACTGCACCGGACGCCCATGTTGGGCCTGGCCCGTCTCTGAGCCATTGCCACACACACCAGTCCCTTGCTGGCTGCTCTACCTGGACCCTGGGCTTGCTGTGGTGGTAGCTGTAGCCCTGATGCTCTTGCTGTGGCCAGCCTTCCGTGGCTCCGCCCTGGTGCTCCTGCAGGCCGTTCCAGAGGACCTggatttacagctgctggagttGCGGCTGCATGCCACGGAAGGCGTGGCAGCTGTGCGGGAGCTCCACGTTTGGCAGCTGGACGGCCTGGGCAGTTTGGTGGCCATGGTGGAGGTCTCCTGCTTCAACACTGCCACCTTTGAGGCTGTGATGGAGCGAGTCCGGCAGGTCTTCTGTGAGCACGGCATCCACATGGCCACAGTGCAGCCTGAGCTCGGCACTTGCCAGGGCAGGGAATGCCACAGAGGGGGCAGCCCAGCCCCACACAACGGATACCTGGCCCCCAGCCCCAAGCTCATGATGGAGTATGAGACCACAGTCTGA
- the UBXN1 gene encoding UBX domain-containing protein 1, giving the protein MMECTALESLIEMGFPQNRAEKALALTGNQGIEPAMDWLMEHENDPDLDDPYVAPQGHVLSTEEPPEGRTPEVVEGGTDPMLEELAEADNRRPLSEEEKREQTKRMMELISQKQREREEREKRESIEREKQRRKQGQELSLIRQKLQEDEMKKLAEERRREKMEEKLAKQRVREKIERDKAERAQKFGGCSSSSQASSPPEPIAPAPVPSSPSQEPPVKREYDQCRIQVRLLDGTSLTQTFRAKEQLAAVRLYVELNRKDGGEEPFILLTSFPRRVFTEEDMEKPLQELGLVPSAVLIVAKKGNS; this is encoded by the exons ATGATGGAGTGCACGGCACTGGAGAGCCTCATCGAGATGGGCTTCCCCCAGAACAGAGC agagaaggcgCTGGCCCTGACAGGAAATCAGGGCATTGAACCAGCAATGGATTG GCTAATGGAACACGAGAACGACCCTGACCTAGATGATCCCTATGTAGCACCCCAGGGCCATGTCCTGAGCACTGAGGAGCCTCCTGAGGGAAGGACGCCTGAAGTGGTGGAAGGCGGAACAG ATCCCATGTTAGAGGAGTTAGCCGAGGCAGATAACCGGCGCCCCCTGAGTGAAGAAGAGAAACGGGAGCAGACAAAGAG GATGATGGAGCTGATCTCCCAAAAGCAGCGGGAGCGAGAGGAGCGGGAGAAACGGGAGAGCATTGAGCGGGAGAAGCAGCGCCGGAAGCAGGGCCAGGAGCTCTCCCTCATCCGCCAGAAGCTGCAAGAGGACGAAATGAAGAAGCTGGCGGAAGAGAGGCGCAGGGAGAAGATGGAGGAAAAGCTGGCTAA GCAGCGTGTGCGAGAGAAGATTGAACGTGACAAGGCCGAGAGAGCCCAGAAG tTTGGCGGCTGCAGCAGTTCTTCCCAAGCATCCAGCCCACCTGAGCCAATTGCCCCAGCACCGGTTCCCTCCTCACCTAGCCAGGAACCCCCTGTCAAGCGAGAGTACGATCAGTGCAGGAtacag GTGAGGCTGCTGGATGGGACGTCACTCACACAGACCTTCAGAGCCAAAGAGCAGCTAGCGGCCGTTCGGCTCTACGTGGAGCTGAATCGCAAAGACGGTGGCGAAGAGCCCTTCATCCTCCTCACGAGCTTCCCCCGGCGCGTCTTCACCGAGGAAGACATGGAGAAGCCCTTGCAGGAGCTGG GTCTGGTGCCTTCAGCCGTGCTGATCGTTGCCAAGAAAGGGAACAGCTGA
- the LOC132582554 gene encoding distal membrane-arm assembly complex protein 1-like, producing the protein MSSNSTEVAPPAPHTPLFESCWSCRLLSGLALIGSGIWVYLGSRKVRQQRAPPNVLHVAQMTFALGLAYCGVLLIADPFEKQKQKGE; encoded by the exons ATGTCGTCCAACAGCACGGAGGTGGCTCCTCCAGCCCCCCACACGCCCCTTTTCGAGTCCTGCTGGAGCTGCCGCCTTCTGAGCGGCTTGGCGCTGATCGGCTCCGGCATCTGGGTGTATCTGGGCTCTCGCAAGGTCAGGCAGCAGAGGGCCCCCCCTAACGTGTTGCACGTCGCCCAGATGACTTTCGCCCTCG GTCTTGCCTACTGCGGTGTTCTACTGATTGCTGACCCATTTGAGAAACAGAAGCAGAAAGGGGAATAA
- the LOC132582563 gene encoding distal membrane-arm assembly complex protein 1-like yields MSSNSTDVASPAAPKPLFGSCWGCRVLSGMALIGSGFWIYLGPRRVMQQRIPPNMWHITQMFVAISVAVWGIVLITNPVGKLKPKED; encoded by the exons atgTCGTCCAACTCCACGGACGTGGCTTCTCCAGCTGCCCCCAAGCCGCTTTTCGGGTCCTGCTGGGGCTGCCGCGTCCTGAGCGGGATGGCGCTGATCGGCTCCGGCTTCTGGATCTATCTGGGCCCTCGCAGGGTCATGCAGCAGAGAATCCCTCCCAACATGTGGCACATCACCCAGATGTTCGTCGCCATCA GTGTTGCTGTTTGGGGTATTGTTTTGATTACAAACCCAGTTGGGAAACTGAAACCGAAAGAGGATTGA